A section of the Carya illinoinensis cultivar Pawnee chromosome 12, C.illinoinensisPawnee_v1, whole genome shotgun sequence genome encodes:
- the LOC122290175 gene encoding probable beta-1,3-galactosyltransferase 14, whose translation MPYQHRPSPSLRRSTVLILASCLLIGIFGFVFGIAAILSSSSASYRCSNAEPGSVRVVWERGGGGRIDNGIGDGDPKRHRVMGFVGIQTGFGSVGRRRSLRQTWMPSDRQGLQRLEEATGLAFRFIIGRTNDKSKMLELKKEVEEYDDFVLLDIEEEYSKLPYKTLAFFKAAYALFDSEFYVKADDDIYLRPDRLSLLLAKERTHSQTYIGCMKKGPVFTDPKLKWYEPLSYLLGTEYFLHAYGPIYALSADVVVSLVALRNNSFRMFSNEDVTIGAWMLAMNVDLENNKALCEPECTQTSIAVWDIPKCSGLCNPEKKLLELHQKESCSKSPTLASD comes from the exons ATGCCTTATCAGCATCGCCCATCGCCGTCGCTGCGCAGATCGACGGTCCTCATTCTCGCTTCCTGCCTCCTGATCGGTATATTTGGGTTCGTATTTGGCATCGCGGCGATCCTCAGCTCGAGTAGCGCGTCGTACAGATGCTCTAACGCCGAACCAGGGTCTGTCCGAGTGGTTTGGGAGAGAGGCGGTGGCGGTAGGATTGACAACGGGATTGGTGATGGGGATCCGAAGAGGCACAGGGTGATGGGGTTCGTTGGCATTCAGACTGGGTTCGGATCAGTGGGTCGCAGGCGGTCCTTGCGCCAAACTTGGATGCCGTCCGATCGTCAAGGGCTTCAGCG CTTAGAAGAAGCAACTGGTTTGGCTTTCAGGTTTATCATTGGCAGAACCAATGATAAATCGAAGATGTTAGAGCTTAAGAAGGAGGTAGAAGAATATGATGATTTCGTGCTATTGGATATTGAAGAGGAGTATAGTAAGCTTCCATACAAAAC GTTAGCTTTCTTTAAAGCTGCATATGCACTTTTTGATTCTGAGTTTTATGTTAAAGCGGACGATGACATATATTTGAGGCCAG ATCGCCTCTCACTGCTCTTGGCAAAAGAACGCACTCATTCTCAGACTTACATTGGGTGCATGAAAAAGGGCCCTGTTTTCACTGACCCTAAACTCAAATG GTATGAACCACTATCCTATTTGCTTGGTACGGAGTACTTTCTTCATGCTTATGGCCCCATATATGCACTCTCTGCTGATGTTGTTGTGAGCTTGGTTGCTCTTAGAAACAACAG TTTTAGGATGTTCAGCAATGAAGATGTTACAATTGGGGCATGGATGCTTGCAATGAATGTTGACCTTGAGAACAATAAAGCACTGTGTGAACCAGAGTGTACACAAACATCTATTGCTGTCTGGGATATTCCCAAGTGTTCAG GGCTGTGTAATCCGGAAAAGAAACTACTAGAACTTCATCAAAAGGAAAGCTGCTCAAAGAGCCCAACTCTGGCATCTGATTAG
- the LOC122289518 gene encoding cold-responsive protein kinase 1-like isoform X2: protein MNCFSFFSSKKGDSSGKKAIEGDEELSGIQNVYLYTYKELRVATNHFSLANKIGEGGFGLVYKGRLKNGCVAAIKVLSAGSKQGVREFLTEIKVISEVEHENLVKLYGCCVEGNHRILVYGFLENNSLAQTLLGGGHNSIQFSWQIRQKICVGVARGLAYLHGDVHPHVIHRDIKASNVLLDKDLTPKISDFGLAKFIPPNLTHISTHVAGTTGYLAPEYAMRGQVTRRSDVYSFGVLLLEIVSGRCNINRRLPPEEQYLLERSCIAGVGTA, encoded by the exons ATGAattgtttctctttcttttctagtAAAAAAGGGGATTCCTCGGGTAAAAAAGCAATTGAAGGTGATGAAG AGCTTTCAGGCATCCAGAATGTTTACTTGTACACTTACAAGGAATTGCGGGTTGCAACCAATCATTTCAGTCTAGCAAACAAAATCGGGGAGGGAGGATTCGGTTTGGTctataag GGAAGGCTAAAAAATGGCTGTGTAGCTGCTATAAAGGTATTGTCAGCTGGCTCAAAGCAAGGGGTGCGGGAGTTCTTGACAGAAATAAAGGTGATCTCAGAAGTAGAGCATGAGAACCTGGTCAAGTTGTATGGTTGCTGTGTGGAAGGAAACCACAGGATTTTGGTATATGGCTTTCTCGAGAATAACAGCCTTGCACAAACACTTCTTG GTGGAGGCCACAATAGCATCCAATTCAGTTGGCAAATACGGCAAAAAATTTGTGTTGGTGTTGCTCGGGGGCTTGCATATCTTCATGGAGACGTCCACCCTCATGTTATTCATAGAGACATCAAAGCAAGTAATGTTCTCCTTGATAAAGATCTGACGCCCAAAATTTCAGATTTTGGTCTTGCAAAGTTCATTCCACCTAACCTGACCCATATTAGTACACATGTAGCTGGAACAAC AGGTTATCTGGCACCTGAATATGCAATGCGTGGTCAAGTGACAAGGAGATCGGATGTTTATAGCTTTGGTGTTCTGCTCTTAGAAATTGTTAGTGGGAGGTGCAACATAAACAGACGATTACCACCTGAAGAGCAATATCTACTGGAAAGG AGCTGTATTGCAGGCGTGGGAACTGCATAA
- the LOC122289518 gene encoding cold-responsive protein kinase 1-like isoform X1 yields MNCFSFFSSKKGDSSGKKAIEGDEELSGIQNVYLYTYKELRVATNHFSLANKIGEGGFGLVYKGRLKNGCVAAIKVLSAGSKQGVREFLTEIKVISEVEHENLVKLYGCCVEGNHRILVYGFLENNSLAQTLLGGGHNSIQFSWQIRQKICVGVARGLAYLHGDVHPHVIHRDIKASNVLLDKDLTPKISDFGLAKFIPPNLTHISTHVAGTTGYLAPEYAMRGQVTRRSDVYSFGVLLLEIVSGRCNINRRLPPEEQYLLERAWELHKKGELLRLVDTSLNEESNLEEACSFLKIGLLCTQDMPKLRPSMSTVVRMLLGEIHVNDQEISKPGILSLLDSEDIKGQDYKAEMKNTSCATSSRLGKLDNSSSSSEDMTASVATMTFTSIYDRSK; encoded by the exons ATGAattgtttctctttcttttctagtAAAAAAGGGGATTCCTCGGGTAAAAAAGCAATTGAAGGTGATGAAG AGCTTTCAGGCATCCAGAATGTTTACTTGTACACTTACAAGGAATTGCGGGTTGCAACCAATCATTTCAGTCTAGCAAACAAAATCGGGGAGGGAGGATTCGGTTTGGTctataag GGAAGGCTAAAAAATGGCTGTGTAGCTGCTATAAAGGTATTGTCAGCTGGCTCAAAGCAAGGGGTGCGGGAGTTCTTGACAGAAATAAAGGTGATCTCAGAAGTAGAGCATGAGAACCTGGTCAAGTTGTATGGTTGCTGTGTGGAAGGAAACCACAGGATTTTGGTATATGGCTTTCTCGAGAATAACAGCCTTGCACAAACACTTCTTG GTGGAGGCCACAATAGCATCCAATTCAGTTGGCAAATACGGCAAAAAATTTGTGTTGGTGTTGCTCGGGGGCTTGCATATCTTCATGGAGACGTCCACCCTCATGTTATTCATAGAGACATCAAAGCAAGTAATGTTCTCCTTGATAAAGATCTGACGCCCAAAATTTCAGATTTTGGTCTTGCAAAGTTCATTCCACCTAACCTGACCCATATTAGTACACATGTAGCTGGAACAAC AGGTTATCTGGCACCTGAATATGCAATGCGTGGTCAAGTGACAAGGAGATCGGATGTTTATAGCTTTGGTGTTCTGCTCTTAGAAATTGTTAGTGGGAGGTGCAACATAAACAGACGATTACCACCTGAAGAGCAATATCTACTGGAAAGG GCGTGGGAACTGCATAAGAAGGGGGAGCTGCTGAGATTAGTGGACACATCACTGAATGAGGAGTCCAACCTTGAGGAGGCTTGCAGCTTTCTGAAGATTGGTCTTCTTTGCACCCAAGACATGCCAAAGCTCCGACCATCCATGTCCACTGTTGTGAGAATGCTACTGGGCGAAATACATGTAAATGATCAGGAGATATCAAAACCAGGCATACTTTCTCTCTTGGATTCAGAAGACATCAAAGGCCAGGATTATAAGGCCGAAATGAAGAATACATCTTGTGCAACATCTTCACGTTTAGGAAAGCTGGATAATTCATCTTCGTCATCAGAAGACATGACCGCCTCTGTTGCTACCATGACCTTCACTTCAATATATGACCGAAGCAAATAA
- the LOC122289518 gene encoding cold-responsive protein kinase 1-like isoform X3 yields the protein MNCFSFFSSKKGDSSGKKAIEGDEELSGIQNVYLYTYKELRVATNHFSLANKIGEGGFGLVYKGRLKNGCVAAIKVLSAGSKQGVREFLTEIKVISEVEHENLVKLYGCCVEGNHRILVYGFLENNSLAQTLLGGGHNSIQFSWQIRQKICVGVARGLAYLHGDVHPHVIHRDIKASNVLLDKDLTPKISDFGLAKFIPPNLTHISTHVAGTTGYLAPEYAMRGQVTRRSDVYSFGVLLLEIVSGRCNINRRLPPEEQYLLEREKAIKGKKI from the exons ATGAattgtttctctttcttttctagtAAAAAAGGGGATTCCTCGGGTAAAAAAGCAATTGAAGGTGATGAAG AGCTTTCAGGCATCCAGAATGTTTACTTGTACACTTACAAGGAATTGCGGGTTGCAACCAATCATTTCAGTCTAGCAAACAAAATCGGGGAGGGAGGATTCGGTTTGGTctataag GGAAGGCTAAAAAATGGCTGTGTAGCTGCTATAAAGGTATTGTCAGCTGGCTCAAAGCAAGGGGTGCGGGAGTTCTTGACAGAAATAAAGGTGATCTCAGAAGTAGAGCATGAGAACCTGGTCAAGTTGTATGGTTGCTGTGTGGAAGGAAACCACAGGATTTTGGTATATGGCTTTCTCGAGAATAACAGCCTTGCACAAACACTTCTTG GTGGAGGCCACAATAGCATCCAATTCAGTTGGCAAATACGGCAAAAAATTTGTGTTGGTGTTGCTCGGGGGCTTGCATATCTTCATGGAGACGTCCACCCTCATGTTATTCATAGAGACATCAAAGCAAGTAATGTTCTCCTTGATAAAGATCTGACGCCCAAAATTTCAGATTTTGGTCTTGCAAAGTTCATTCCACCTAACCTGACCCATATTAGTACACATGTAGCTGGAACAAC AGGTTATCTGGCACCTGAATATGCAATGCGTGGTCAAGTGACAAGGAGATCGGATGTTTATAGCTTTGGTGTTCTGCTCTTAGAAATTGTTAGTGGGAGGTGCAACATAAACAGACGATTACCACCTGAAGAGCAATATCTACTGGAAAGG GAGAAGGcaataaagggaaaaaaaatatga